The following are encoded in a window of Hippoglossus stenolepis isolate QCI-W04-F060 chromosome 10, HSTE1.2, whole genome shotgun sequence genomic DNA:
- the ap5m1 gene encoding AP-5 complex subunit mu-1, protein MSVRALWIVSHEKGENVSIRFSRRFSTVEHRAKCLAGSSYVAVPEDGTVLQLLLTELGLSEPDKSYVALRDDCLHRQRSPALELHVDGPGKGILWPVLAISQGPLILACLCLVDAPPEPRPPLANLLSVSQGLTLLAGLQTFLLGSGNKPDSEGPASRLAMLPTVLLQVCPLGTPLDVPALGAPATPTAPTPAGNQKQPAWKTGLYRGRAVVNVALKETVRSMQYGNQSAQDLWDVYGTVTCKCEVEGVLPNVTVTLTLPPNGSPLQDILVHPCVTSLDSSILTASSVDNSDSSAFSGPYKFTFSPPLEPFRLCSYTSQVPVPPILGSYQLKEEENQLRVSVTLKLHESVKNSFEYCEAHLPFFNRDQMGVVDVKVSSGQLDVSKEKNLLVWTLGQKFPKSREVMMEGRITFSGPTPGPTDPLCTELTAYIKLYFKVPDITLSGSCVDQHSVQVFSSAKPRIVTSRELQSKEYFIWNSAGAAPVSSGQMML, encoded by the exons ATGAGTGTGCGAGCTTTGTGGATTGTTTCTCACGAGAAGGGAGAAAACGTGTCGATACGATTCTCGAG GAGGTTCTCCACTGTGGAGCACCGTGCTAAATGCCTGGCAGGTTCCTCCTATGTAGCCGTCCCAGAGGACGGCACTGTGCTGCAGCTACTGCTCACTGAGCTGGGCCTCTCCGAGCCAGACAAGTCCTATGTGGCCCTCAGAGACGACTGCCTTCATCGCCAGCGGTCACCGGCACTGGAGCTGCACGTGGATGGTCCTGGAAAAGGAATACTGTGGCCGGTGTTGGCCATCTCACAAGGGCCCCTTATCCTGGCTTGCCTGTGTTTAGTGGATGCCCCTCCTGAGCCACGGCCACCCCTGGCCAAcctgctctctgtctcacagGGTCTCACCCTCCTGGCAGGCCTGCAGACTTTTCTCCTGGGCTCGGGGAACAAGCCTGATAGCGAGGGGCCGGCCTCTCGCCTTGCAATGCTGCCAACTGTGCTCCTGCAGGTTTGTCCACTTGGGACACCCCTGGATGTGCCAGCGCTGGGGGCACCTGCTACGCCCACAGCGCCCACACCTGCTGGGAACCAGAAGCAGCCGGCCTGGAAGACGGGTCTCTACCGGGGTCGGGCAGTTGTGAACGTAGCTTTGAAAGAAACGGTGCGCTCCATGCAGTATGGGAATCAGAGCGCACAGGACCTCTGGGATGTTTACGGCACAGTGACATGCAAA TGTGAAGTGGAGGGGGTGCTCCCAAATGTGACGGTGACCCTCACACTGCCACCAAACGGTTCTCCACTACAGGACATCCTAGTCCATCCCTGCGTCACCTCACTGGATTCTAGTATCCTGACCGCCAGCAGCGTCGATAACAGTGACAGCTCAGCGTTCTCTGGGCCCTATAAGttcaccttctctcctcccctcgaGCCCTTCAGACTATGCAGTTATACATCTCAG GTTCCCGTTCCCCCTATCCTTGGATCGTATCAactgaaggaggaagaaaaccaGCTGCGTGTGTCAGTAACCCTCAAACTTCACGAAAGCGTCAAGAACAGCTTTGAGTACTGTGAAGCACATCTGCCATTCTTTAACAG GGATCAGATGGGTGTGGTGGATGTGAAGGTGAGCTCCGGGCAACTGGATGTTTCAAAGGAGAAGAACCTGCTGGTCTGGACCCTAG GACAGAAGTTTCCTAAATCTCGCGAGGTCATGATGGAGGGCAGGATCACCTTCTCTGGGCCCACACCAGGACCTACTGACCCTCTCTGCACAGAACTGACTGCCTACATCAAA TTGTATTTCAAGGTGCCTGACATAACACTTTCTGGATCCTGCGTGGATCAGCATTCAGTGCAGGTTTTTTCTTCTGCCAAACCACGGATTGTAACAT ccCGAGAACTTCAATCCAAAGAGTACTTTATATGGAACTCAGCAGGTGCCGCTCCGGTGTCCTCTGGGCAGATGATGCTGTAG
- the slc35f4 gene encoding solute carrier family 35 member F4 isoform X1 produces MQPGTHGDRGASFLRLPADLCPLGPTMISTEITGGEDGGEQPCIRLDPPTSTHLPGKATPTGLTDGSPKVTANGVHDIEDRILRITGYYGYNPGYSSHRREDGSESHAETPGSETSGESQSSQTCTNTALKVLGGLLVVLCVSSSWVGTTQVVKLTFQSFSCPFFISWFSSNWNILFFPIYYSGHMVTTREKQTPIQKFRECSKLFGEDGMTLKLFVKRTAPFSILWTLTNYLYLLALKKLTATDVSALYCCHKAFVFLLSWIVLKDRFMGVRIVAAIMAITGIVMMAYADGFHGDSFVGVALAVGSASTSALYKVLFKMFLGSANLGEVAHFLSTMGFFNLIFISCVPLILYFTKVEHWGSLSSLPWGYMCGLAGLWLVFNILVHVGVVLTYPILISIGTLLSVPGNAAVDVLKHEVIFSVVRLAATCIICLGFLLLLLPEEWDSVTMRFLATIADKKSEEHGEELTESSVHTRSRANGTVSIPLA; encoded by the exons ATGCAGCCCGGAACACATGGTGACCGGGGCGCATCCTTCCTCCGGCTCCCCGCTGATCTCTGCCCGCTCGGACCCACGATGATAAGCACCGAGATCACCGGAGGAGAGGACGGCGGAGAGCAGCCCTGCATCCGCCTGGATCCCCCGACGAGCACGCACCTGCCGGGCAAGGCGACGCCGACGGGCTTGACGGACGGCAGCCCCAAAGTGACGGCGAACGGGGTGCACGACATAGAGGACCGCATCCTGAGGATCACCGGCTACTACGGCTACAACCCGGGGTACTCCAGTCACAGAA GAGAGGATGGCTCCGAGTCTCACGCAGAGACACCGGGCAGCGAGACCAGCGGAGAGAGCCAGTCCAGCCAGACCTGCACCAACACGGCCCTGAAGGTGCTGGGAGGTCTGCTggtggtgctgtgtgtgtcttcctcctGGGTGGGCACCACTCAGGTGGTGAAGCTGACCTTCCAGTCGTTCTCCTGTCCCTTCTTCATCTCCTGGTTCAGCAGCAACTGGAACATCCTGTTCTTCCCCATCTACTACTCTGGACACATGGTCACCACTCGAGAGAAGCAGACGCCCATACAGAAATTCAG ggAGTGCAGTAAGCTCTTTGGGGAGGACGGGATGACTCTCAAGCTTTTTGTAAAAAGAACAGCACCTTTTTCAATCCTGTGGACTCTGACCAACTACCTGTACCTGCTGGCCTTGAAGAAACTGACTGCCACCGACGTCTCAGCGCTCTACTGCTGCCACAAGGCCTTCGTCTTCCTCCTGTCCTGGATCGTCCTCAAGGATCGCTTCATGGGCGTTCGG ATTGTGGCAGCCATTATGGCCATCACGGGTATTGTCATGATGGCCTATGCTGACGGTTTCCACGGTGATTCCTTTGTGGGCGTGGCGTTAGCTGTGGGCTCAGCCTCAACATCAGCTCTATACAAG GTGCTGTTCAAGATGTTTCTGGGCAGTGCCAACCTGGGAGAGGTGGCTCACTTCCTCTCCACCATGGGCTTCTTCAacctcatcttcatctcctgTGTGCCCCTCATCCTCTACTTCACCAAGGTGGAGCACTGGGGCTCGCTGTCCTCACTGCCCTGGGGATACATGTGTGGACTGGCAGGACTTTGGCTGG TGTTCAACATCTTGGTGCACGTCGGTGTGGTGCTGACCTACCCCATTCTCATCTCCATAGGGACACTGCTCAGTGTGCCGGGCAATGCAG CCGTAGATGTTCTGAAACACGAGGTGATCTTCAGCGTGGTGCGCCTGGCAGCCACCTGCATCATCTGCCTGGGCTTCTTGCTCCTGTTGCTGCCGGAGGAGTGGGATTCGGTCACGATGCGCTTCCTGGCCACCATCGCAGACAAGAAGTCGGAGGAACATGGCGAGGAGCTCACAGAGTCCAGCGTCCACACTCGCAGTCGGGCAAATGGCACTGTCTCCATTCCCTTGGCGTGA
- the slc35f4 gene encoding solute carrier family 35 member F4 isoform X2, protein MKKHSARVAPLSSYSTQVLTCPISEGEDGSESHAETPGSETSGESQSSQTCTNTALKVLGGLLVVLCVSSSWVGTTQVVKLTFQSFSCPFFISWFSSNWNILFFPIYYSGHMVTTREKQTPIQKFRECSKLFGEDGMTLKLFVKRTAPFSILWTLTNYLYLLALKKLTATDVSALYCCHKAFVFLLSWIVLKDRFMGVRIVAAIMAITGIVMMAYADGFHGDSFVGVALAVGSASTSALYKVLFKMFLGSANLGEVAHFLSTMGFFNLIFISCVPLILYFTKVEHWGSLSSLPWGYMCGLAGLWLVFNILVHVGVVLTYPILISIGTLLSVPGNAAVDVLKHEVIFSVVRLAATCIICLGFLLLLLPEEWDSVTMRFLATIADKKSEEHGEELTESSVHTRSRANGTVSIPLA, encoded by the exons ATGAAGAAGCACTCAGCCCGAGTGGCTCCTCTCAGCTCGTACAGCACTCAGGTCCTGACCTGCCCCATCTCTGAAG GAGAGGATGGCTCCGAGTCTCACGCAGAGACACCGGGCAGCGAGACCAGCGGAGAGAGCCAGTCCAGCCAGACCTGCACCAACACGGCCCTGAAGGTGCTGGGAGGTCTGCTggtggtgctgtgtgtgtcttcctcctGGGTGGGCACCACTCAGGTGGTGAAGCTGACCTTCCAGTCGTTCTCCTGTCCCTTCTTCATCTCCTGGTTCAGCAGCAACTGGAACATCCTGTTCTTCCCCATCTACTACTCTGGACACATGGTCACCACTCGAGAGAAGCAGACGCCCATACAGAAATTCAG ggAGTGCAGTAAGCTCTTTGGGGAGGACGGGATGACTCTCAAGCTTTTTGTAAAAAGAACAGCACCTTTTTCAATCCTGTGGACTCTGACCAACTACCTGTACCTGCTGGCCTTGAAGAAACTGACTGCCACCGACGTCTCAGCGCTCTACTGCTGCCACAAGGCCTTCGTCTTCCTCCTGTCCTGGATCGTCCTCAAGGATCGCTTCATGGGCGTTCGG ATTGTGGCAGCCATTATGGCCATCACGGGTATTGTCATGATGGCCTATGCTGACGGTTTCCACGGTGATTCCTTTGTGGGCGTGGCGTTAGCTGTGGGCTCAGCCTCAACATCAGCTCTATACAAG GTGCTGTTCAAGATGTTTCTGGGCAGTGCCAACCTGGGAGAGGTGGCTCACTTCCTCTCCACCATGGGCTTCTTCAacctcatcttcatctcctgTGTGCCCCTCATCCTCTACTTCACCAAGGTGGAGCACTGGGGCTCGCTGTCCTCACTGCCCTGGGGATACATGTGTGGACTGGCAGGACTTTGGCTGG TGTTCAACATCTTGGTGCACGTCGGTGTGGTGCTGACCTACCCCATTCTCATCTCCATAGGGACACTGCTCAGTGTGCCGGGCAATGCAG CCGTAGATGTTCTGAAACACGAGGTGATCTTCAGCGTGGTGCGCCTGGCAGCCACCTGCATCATCTGCCTGGGCTTCTTGCTCCTGTTGCTGCCGGAGGAGTGGGATTCGGTCACGATGCGCTTCCTGGCCACCATCGCAGACAAGAAGTCGGAGGAACATGGCGAGGAGCTCACAGAGTCCAGCGTCCACACTCGCAGTCGGGCAAATGGCACTGTCTCCATTCCCTTGGCGTGA